The DNA window CATGGCTGACGGAGGAACAGGTTGAGAGGGTCAGGAAGCTCATAGAGAAGCTCGCCGATACGAGCGTGCCGAGGGAGGAACGGGTTAGATCGGCCTCCCAGCTCTGGTCCAGCGGTCTCGGAGAGCTGGCCGATCTCTTCCTGATCGGCGAGATGAGCTTCTCCATGAGAGGTGCCGATGTCCCCGGCGGAGAGAGGTTCAAGAACCTCCGAAAGCTCAAGGTCGTCAACCTCGACGGAAACCTCCAGGTCGTCAGGTTGAACCCTGAGAGAGAGGTGGTCGAGCTGGTGATCGAGAAATGGGTGGAGGAGAGGGCCGTCCAGAAGGCCGACACCGCCGTGAGGTTGGTCGTTGATGACGTGAAGCCCAAGATCGAGGAGCTGATAGGTGAACTGCAGGAGAAGATGGGACCTCCCGACAGAACGGTCGTCCTCTACGTCAAAGGGCTGGAGGATCTCGATGGATATCGGGATTTCCAGGAGAAGCTGAGCGGGTATGAGCCCTACGGGGTGGAGAAGGTCAGAGGGGTCATCTTCGACGAGGTGATGAGCAAGTTCATACTGACCTTCTCCAAGCAGGCCCTGGTAGGTGGAGATCTCCCCCAGAGGGTTAGATATCTGGCGACCGTCATAAATCAGAGCCCCAACTGGAGGGTGGTCAAGACCGCCACCCGAACGATGATGGTCGAGCGCTCCCGACGATGAGGTCCGGACACACGGGCCTGCCCTTAAGGTTTGGAGTGGCCAATCATCTCATAGTCGTTCGTGTCATTTATGGCCATTTGCTGTTATTGATGGCGACGAAGCCAAATGACCATAAATGACTACAAATGACAATTCATTTCATGAGGAGGATATCGAATTGGCAAGGCCCGACATAGAGACGGTCATCGCCGAGCTCACGCCGGGACATAAAACGAGAAGATGGGTTTTAATCTCCGTGGCCCTCATCGCCTTTGCCGTGGGCATGGCCCTGTCGTATCAGTTCCTCATCAGGGAGAGGGTGGACCCCGATCTGCTGATCTCCGACGCCAAGCTGATGATGGGGAGGGATGAGTTCGAGGGGGCGATACCGAAGCTGAAGCTCGCCTATGAGCATGACGGGGATAACCCCGAGATATGCACCTTGCTCGCCATCTGTTTCGATCGGATCGGGAACGTCTCCGAGGCGATAAGATGGCAGAGGGAGGCGGTTCGGATCGAGCCCGAAAACCCGAACCTCAGGATGAAACTCGCCCTTCTGCTTGAGAAGGAGGGGCGGATCGGGGAGGCGATAGGGGAATGGGAGAGGATAGCCGAGCTTCAGCCCGATAACCCCTACGCCAAAGGCAAACTGGAGGAGCTGAGGATGAAGGACGACCGGTTGACCGCTCCCTCGACGGAATGAGCCCCAAATGGTTGTTGTTGGTGTTAACCATCTCCCAATGGCATGATAGAATTCAAATTGAATTACAAGTTATAAAAAGTAAGGACAAACGAGATGATGGCGAAAATCACAGTAAAGGGACAGGTGACAATCCCAAAAAAGATCAGGAAGATGCTTGGCATCGAATCAGGCGACTGGATCATCTTCTCCGTCGAAGGGGGAAAGGCGATGATATACCCCGTTAAGGGAACCCTCCTCGAATTGAAAGGTTCCTTGAAGCCCAAGAAGGTCCCCGAAAACCTAGATGAGGTTAGGGAGGAGGTTAAAAGGAATATAGCTGGGAGAGTGATTTATAACGCCTGTTGGGCTAGGGATAGGGGAATCCCCGACATCTATACGTTCGACAGGAGGCATTGCAGGAGATTGAGAGGGATAACGGCGCGCATTCCCGGCGAGGAACGGGAAAGAGGATAATCTATTGATTATCCTCTCCTTCTTCCCCTCTATAGCACAGCACATAGACACATCCAAGGGATTCGACTTCCTCGACAAGGAGCTTGGGCGTATAAGCAGAAGGGGATTAAGGGGAAGGAGAGTCGATACACTCGTGAAGGCATATCTGAAGGACGGAAAGGAACAGTGGCTGCTGATACACATAGAGGTTCAGGGGTATCCCCAGGAGGAGTTCTCGAAGAGGATGTATATCTACAACTATCGGATATTTGACAGATACAACAGGGATGTTGTGAGCCTGGCGGTGTTGAGCGACGAGGATGCTAGTTTCCGCCCTGGGCC is part of the Candidatus Poribacteria bacterium genome and encodes:
- a CDS encoding flagellar assembly protein T N-terminal domain-containing protein; amino-acid sequence: MRRHLIIGLTLSLLFTLIAWAEEPGWVVEATGQARIIEGNVEAAEAQAERDALRNALQYQIGVNIKSQTVVHNAELVSDVVDAHVEGYARKLGYIERPHPDPENPGYIRVKLKVWVSPDIHEVMEKLSNPRVIFVGVKVRTEDLDERLSKLARDKFHSTLRSTLIEAGYGEERKDKKERDEGPYIPWLTEEQVERVRKLIEKLADTSVPREERVRSASQLWSSGLGELADLFLIGEMSFSMRGADVPGGERFKNLRKLKVVNLDGNLQVVRLNPEREVVELVIEKWVEERAVQKADTAVRLVVDDVKPKIEELIGELQEKMGPPDRTVVLYVKGLEDLDGYRDFQEKLSGYEPYGVEKVRGVIFDEVMSKFILTFSKQALVGGDLPQRVRYLATVINQSPNWRVVKTATRTMMVERSRR
- a CDS encoding tetratricopeptide repeat protein, translated to MARPDIETVIAELTPGHKTRRWVLISVALIAFAVGMALSYQFLIRERVDPDLLISDAKLMMGRDEFEGAIPKLKLAYEHDGDNPEICTLLAICFDRIGNVSEAIRWQREAVRIEPENPNLRMKLALLLEKEGRIGEAIGEWERIAELQPDNPYAKGKLEELRMKDDRLTAPSTE
- a CDS encoding AbrB/MazE/SpoVT family DNA-binding domain-containing protein → MMAKITVKGQVTIPKKIRKMLGIESGDWIIFSVEGGKAMIYPVKGTLLELKGSLKPKKVPENLDEVREEVKRNIAGRVIYNACWARDRGIPDIYTFDRRHCRRLRGITARIPGEERERG